GTTGTAGTCCGCCGGGGTCTTGCCGTCGGCCTTCAGCGAACCGTCCATCATCACCGAGGTGAAGCCGTACTGGATCGCTGTGGCGCAAGTCGCCTCGTTGTTCCCGTGATCCAGGTGCATGCAGACCGGGATGTGGGGATAGATCTCGACGAGGCCGTCGATCAGCTTGGCCAGCACGACGTCGTTGGCGTAGGCGCGGGCGCCGCGGCTCGCCTGCAGGATCACCGGCGAGTCGGTGGCGTCGGCCGCCGCCATGATGGCGAGGCCCTGTTCCATGTTGTTGATGTTGAAGGCCGGCACCCCGTAGCCGTGCTCGGCGGCGTGGTCGAGGAGCTGCCTGAGCGTGATGCGCGCCATATCCGTATCCTCCGGGATCGTCAGTGTTGCCGCATTGTAGCGGACGGGCCGGCGGGCGTCATAGCCCTGCCGACCTGAACGGAATCCTCAAGCTTGCCGGCGCAGCGCGTCGACGCCCGGGAGCGGCTTGCCCTCGAGCCATTCGAGGAAGGCGCCGCCGGCGGTCGAGATGTAGGTGAAGTCCTCCGACACGCCGGCATGATTGAGCGCCGCCACCGTGTCGCCGCCGCCCGCCACCGAGACGAGCTTGCCGGCCTTGGTGCGGGAAGCGGCATGACGCGCCGCCGCCACCGTGCCCTGGTCGAAGGGCGCGATCTCGAAGGCACCGACCGGGCCGTTCCACACCAGGGTCTTGGCGTCGTCGATCGCAGCCGCGATCCGGTCGACCGACAGGCTGCCGATGTCGAGGATCATGCCGGTCTCCGGGATCGCATCGACCCCGTAGGTGTGGTGGGGCGCGCCGGCCTTGAACTCCTCCGCCACCACGCCGTCGACCGGCAGGATGATGGCGCAGTTGTTCTCCCGCGCCGCCTCGATGATTCCTTGCGCGGTGCCGGCGAGGTCGCGCTCGCACAGCGACTTGCCGACGCCGAGCCCGGCGGCGTGCAGGAAGGTGTTGGCCATGCCGCCGCCGATCACCAGGGCGTCGACCTTGGCGACGAGGTTCTTGAGGAGGTCGATCTTGGTCGAGACCTTGGAGCCGCCGACGATCGCCACGACCGGCCGGGCCGGGGCCTCGAGGCCCTTGGTCAGCGCGTCGAGCTCGGCCTGCATCAGGCGCCCGGCATAGGCCGGCAGCACGTGGGCGAGGCCTTCGGTCGAGGCGTGCGCCCGGTGGGCCGCGGAGAAGGCCTCGTTGACGTAGACGTCGCCGTTCGCGGCCAGCGCCTTGACGAAGGCGGCGTCATTCTTCTCCTCGCCGGCGTGGAAGCGGGTGTTCTCCAGCATCAGGACGTCGCCGTCCTTCAGGCCCGCCACGGCCGAGGCGGCCGTCTCGCCGATGCAATCCTCCGCGAAGGCGACCGGGCGGCCGAGCGCCGCAGCGGTGGCCTCGGCGATCGGGCGCAGGGACTCGGCGGCGACCGGCTTGCCCTTCGGGCGGCCGAAATGCGCCAGCAGGATCACCTTGGCGCCGGCCTCGCAGAGCTCGTTGAGGGTCGGCACGACGCGCAGGATGCGGGTGGCGTCGGTGACGCGGCCCTGGTCCATCGGCACGTTGAAGTCGACGCGCACGAGGACGCGCTTGCCCTTCAGGTCGCCGGCATCGTCGAGGGTACGGAAACGGGTCATCGGCGGGGGCACCTTGTCGCGAGGGGGGAAGGGCGCTGTCGAGATCAGCGCAGCGGGATCAGGCCCTGGAGGTTGAGGCGCTGCGCGACCAGGGTCAGCGCCACCGTCAGGACGGCGGTGACGACGGCCGTGACGATCAGGGCGCCGGCGCCCGGCAGGCGGCGGGTGCGCTCGCTGAGCGCCCGGACCTCGTTGCGCAGGGCCGCGAGATCGGCCTGGCGGGCGGCCTCGTTCATGCGGGCGCCGGCCGCATCGACCCGGTCCTCGACGCGGGCGAGCAGAGCCTCGGAGCGGGCGTACTTGTCCTCGATCCGCGAGGCCTTGTCCTCGATGCGGGCGAGCTGGTCGGCGACCCCGGCGGGCAGCGCGACGGCGACCCGAGCGGGACCGCCGGCCGGCGCAGCCACACTCGTCGAAGGACCTTGCGTGGGGGGCACTTGCACAGGGGGCACTGGCGCCGGAACGGCGGGGGTCGCCCCCTGTTGCGCCGGGGTCGGAACCTGTCCCTGGAGCAGGGCGGTGTCGGCGGCGTTCGCGGGGCGGGTGGCGGGCGCGGCGTCGGTCATCGGCGGATCCTCGGGGGCGAATCCTTACAAGGGTAGAGCGGGCGGCCCCGCGACGGGGCCGCCCGGGAACGAAGGCCGGCCCCTTCGGAGCCGGCCCGTCGCGTCCGCCGCGTCAGATCAGCTTCGCCATCGCGATGGCGGTGTCGGCCATGCGGTTCGAGAAGCCCCACTCGTTGTCGTACCAGGTCAGCACGCGCACGAAGGTGCCGTCCATGACCTTGGTCTGGTCGATGTGGAAGGTCGACGAGTGGGGATCGTGGTTGAAGTCGATCGAGACGTTCGGAGCCTCGGTGAAGCCGAGCACGCCCTTGAGCGGGCCGTTCGCCGCGGCCTTGATCGCCTCGTTGATCTCGGCGACCGAGGTGGCGCGCTTGGAATTGAACTTGAAGTCGACGACCGAGACGTTCGGGGTCGGCACACGGATCGAGGTGCCGTCGAGGCGGCCGTTCAGCTCCGGCAGCACCAGGCCGACGGCCTTGGCGGCGCCGGTCGTGGTCGGGATCATCGACAGGGCCGCGGCGCGGGCCCGGTAGAGGTCCTTGTGCATCTGGTCCAGCGAGGGCTGGTCGTTGGTGTAGGAGTGGATCGTCGTCATGAAGCCGCGCTCGATGCCGACGGCGTCGTTGAGCACCTTGGCGACCGGGGCGAGGCAGTTGGTGGTGCACGAGGCGTTGGAGACCACGAGGTGGTCGGCCGTCAGCTTGTCGTGGTTCACGCCGTAGACGACCGTGAGGTCGGCGCCGTCGGCGGGGGCCGAGACGAGGACGCGCTTGGCGCCGGCCTCGAGGTGCAGCTTCGCCTTGTCCTTCGAGGTGAAGATGCCGGTGCATTCCATCGCGATGTCGACGCCGAGCTCGCGGTGGGGCAGCTCGGCCGGGTTCTTGATCGCGGTGACGCGGATGCGCTGGCCGTCGACCACGATGTGATCGCCCTCGACCGAGACGGTGCCGGGGAACTTGCCGTGCACCGAATCGAAGCGCAGCAGGTGGGCGTTGGTCTCGACCGGGCCGAGATCGTTGATGGCCACGACCTCGATGTCGGTGCGGCCGGCCTCCTTGATGGCGCGCAGGACGTTGCGGCCGATGCGTCCGAAGCCGTTGATGGCGACCTTGACCGTCATGTGTTCTCTCCCGTGGGGTTGGCGTGGCGGAGGGGATGGGGGCCGGACGACCCCGCAGCGGAGCGGGCGGCGCGGCGGGCGCGGCGCGTGTCGACGCTGAAGAGGAGCCGGCCTTCGCCGGCATGTACGCTGAAGAGGAGCCGGCCTTCGCCGGCATGTACGTTGAAGAGGAGCCGGCCTTCGCCGGCATGGCCCGCCGCGCCGCCCGTGGTCCCGGACACGCCGGCCGTCCCGGCGGGGACGGCACTGGCGGGGAGCACGGGAAGCGTCACGGCGGCTCGTATTTCTGTCAATCCGCCGGCGACAGCCGCCCGGCGGGGGCGCCGGCTTCCTATCATGGCGCCGGGAGGTGTCAAACCCGGGCGGGGCCTTGGGGAAAACCGCCCCGTCCGCGGTCGCGATCCGGCAGCATCGCGCGGTTTTGCGGTGGATGACACGCCGTTCTCGCCC
This is a stretch of genomic DNA from Methylobacterium sp. 17Sr1-1. It encodes these proteins:
- a CDS encoding phosphoglycerate kinase, which encodes MTRFRTLDDAGDLKGKRVLVRVDFNVPMDQGRVTDATRILRVVPTLNELCEAGAKVILLAHFGRPKGKPVAAESLRPIAEATAAALGRPVAFAEDCIGETAASAVAGLKDGDVLMLENTRFHAGEEKNDAAFVKALAANGDVYVNEAFSAAHRAHASTEGLAHVLPAYAGRLMQAELDALTKGLEAPARPVVAIVGGSKVSTKIDLLKNLVAKVDALVIGGGMANTFLHAAGLGVGKSLCERDLAGTAQGIIEAARENNCAIILPVDGVVAEEFKAGAPHHTYGVDAIPETGMILDIGSLSVDRIAAAIDDAKTLVWNGPVGAFEIAPFDQGTVAAARHAASRTKAGKLVSVAGGGDTVAALNHAGVSEDFTYISTAGGAFLEWLEGKPLPGVDALRRQA
- the gap gene encoding type I glyceraldehyde-3-phosphate dehydrogenase is translated as MTVKVAINGFGRIGRNVLRAIKEAGRTDIEVVAINDLGPVETNAHLLRFDSVHGKFPGTVSVEGDHIVVDGQRIRVTAIKNPAELPHRELGVDIAMECTGIFTSKDKAKLHLEAGAKRVLVSAPADGADLTVVYGVNHDKLTADHLVVSNASCTTNCLAPVAKVLNDAVGIERGFMTTIHSYTNDQPSLDQMHKDLYRARAAALSMIPTTTGAAKAVGLVLPELNGRLDGTSIRVPTPNVSVVDFKFNSKRATSVAEINEAIKAAANGPLKGVLGFTEAPNVSIDFNHDPHSSTFHIDQTKVMDGTFVRVLTWYDNEWGFSNRMADTAIAMAKLI